Below is a window of Geminocystis sp. M7585_C2015_104 DNA.
TCACGGTGGGTTGTTTTATCACAACGCACTAAAACACTCGTGGTGCTCGTTTTTTTGTTGAGAATAAATATAAAAAAGGGGAGGGTTGGAAAAAGAGTAATGTGATAAGTAATAGAGGCGAACCAATGGTTTATAAATAGGGGAGGAAGAGGGATAAAATAAAGGGAAAAACAGAGAAAGGAGAGGAAAGGGGGAAGTAAAAAAGGAAATGTGGTGGAATGTATTATTTGCAGTAGTATTTGGGGTGACAGTGGGGATTGCAGGTTTTCTGGTCATTAAGAGGCAAGGAGGAAATTTCTGGAGGAAACGAGCCGCCGAGGCAGATGTAAACACACTAATATCCACTACGGCAATGGTAATAATATTAATTCTGGCAAATCTGTTAGCAAATAAATACTCTTGGCGCATAGACTTAACAGAAACGAAACTATATACCCTCTCCCCCCAAACACAACAAGTCTTAAAAAGTCTTTCTGAACCAATAAGGGTTTATGTATTTGATTGGCCCCCCAATGGTTATGACCGTCAACTCCTCAAAAATTATGCCCGCCATAGCAAATATTTCTCATTTGATTTCATAGATCCGCAGGTGAACCTAAGTCTAGCACAAAAATTTCAAGTAGATAGAAAGGGCAATGTCTACATACAGTGGCGGGATAAACGCCAACTGGTACAAACTGTATCCCCCCAGAGTCGACTAGAAGAAAATAAACTCACTAATGCCATCGTGAAGATAAGAAGGGAAACCACCCCCGTTGTATATATTATCCAAGGACATGGAGAACCCTCCCTAGACCCAGCAACACAACCCAGTTTCTCTCAAGCGGTAAAAACCCTCAATGATAATGGTTATATTGTTAAACCCCTTAACCTAGGACAGTCCCCCCTTATCCCTCCCGATGCCAGTGTTTTAATAGTAAGTAGTGGGGACAGGAATATACTACCTGGGGAAGAGAAAATTATTCAGAAGTATCTGGAAAAGGGTGGCAACATTCTAATTATGGTCAATGCCTCTAGTGAAGTTCCATTGGCCAAGACCCTCAGTCAATGGGGTGTTAAACTCCATGATAGCATAGTGGTCGACCCCTCCGGCACCGGCGAGACACTGGGTCTGGGTCCTTCTGTTACTATAATCACTAACTACGGTCAGCACCCTATAACTCGGGATTTTAACAATGGACTGACCATACTTCCCTGGGCTAGACCAATTATAACAGAAAATAAACCAGCAATAGAAAAAACCCCCTTGCTAATCACCCATCACCAATCTTGGGGTGAAACCAATTTGGAGGGCGAACAAGTATTATTTGATCCTACAAAAGATAAAAAAGGCCCCCTGGAAATAGCAGTTGCCTTGGTGAGAAAAAACTCAAATACCCGCACCCAAGTCCAACAGAAAAATACCTCCACCCCTACCAACACCCCTGTCAAGCCTGAGACGAAAAACAAAGGAGACTTGCCACCGCCACCGATTAACCCCCCAAAACCAGATAACATCCCCCTAGTAACCACTCAACCTTCTAAAGACACCACAAAAATGGTAGTGGTAGGTAACGCCAATTTCGCCACCGACGGCTGGTTTTTGCAACAACTCAATCAGGACTTTCTCTTAAATGCTATCTCCTGGTTGGCTAACGAAGACGAACAACTGTTGTCTATCCGGCCCATAGAAGCTGTCAATCGTCGTCTCCGCCCCACCCCCCTACAAGTTCAAATCCTCTGGTGGTTGGCCCTTGTAATTCTACCATTAATGGCCCTTATTATTGCCTTTGTTACCTGGTGGCAACGAAGTCGACTCTCATAATCTACTGAAAAATGCTGTTACAATATTTAACAAAAAATAAAGGCATGTCCGTAAAGCTTTTATTTTTCAACCACCAGTATACCTGAAACTCCCATGACATTGACTAAAACTCCTCCACACCAGGATACAAAGGACGTCCTCGAGGAGGTCCACGTACAGCCCCGAGTAATACCTAAGAAACACAAAGAGGATTTGGGGCCAGTAAGTGATCTCTCCCCGGAAAGTTGGCGATACCATCCGGAAATGATAATGGAGTATTATAGCCGGAGAAGGTGGCTGGTAATCAGAAGGATGGTGGCTATTATATTCCCCCTGTTATCCTTTTTTTTGGCGCTTTGGTGGGACTCTTTACGGGGGAAAACAAAACAGAATGAGGCAAAAAGGGCAGTCCAATTAAGGGAACTCCTCACACAACTAGGACCTGCTTATATTAAAATAGGCCAAGCTCTCTCCACTCGTCCAGACTTGGTCCCCCCCACCTACCTCAATGAGTTGAGTCAACTGCAGGATCAATTGCCTCCCTTTGACAATGAAATTGCCTATCAGTTCATCGAAGAGGAATTAGGTGCACCCCCCCTGGAAATATACCAAGAAATATCCCCTAACCCCATTGCCGCCGCCAGTCTAGGACAGGTTTATCGCGGCAGGCTGAAAACTGGCGAGGAAGTGGCCATCAAAGTCCAACGTCCCGATTTAGTTAGACGCATCACCCTGGATATCTATATCATGCGCTCCCTTGCCATGTGGGTGAAAGGCTATGTCAAGAGAATAAGATCGGACCTGGTGGCTATTGTGGACGAGTTGGCCTCTCGCATCTTCGAGGAGATGAATTATCTTCAGGAGGGGGAAAATGCAGTCAAGTTCAAAAAATTATATGGCCACCTCCCGGAAATATACGTGCCCAAAATCTACTGGGAATATACCGGCCGTCGTGTTTTGACTATGGAGTGGATAGAGGGCATTAAACTAACAAAGATTAAAGAAATTCAGGCTCGGGGTATCGATGCTACTCACCTGGTGGAAGTGGGAGTACAATGTTCTCTACAACAGTTGTTGGAACACGGTTTTTTCCATGCTGACCCCCACCCCGGCAACCTCTTGGCCATGCCTGACGGCAAGTTGGCCTACCTGGACTTCGGCATGATGAGCACTATTGAACCCTATCAACGTTATGGTCTCATACAGGCTATCGTACACCTTGTCAATAGGGATTTTGAGGCTCTTGCCCAGGATTATGTCAAATTGGGATTTCTCAGTCCAGACACTGATCTTACCCCTATTGTCCCCGCCCTGGCCAATGTGTTCAACAATGCCCTCGGCGCCAGCGTAGCTGAACTCAACTTCAAAAAAATTACCGACGAAATGTCCGCCATAATGTATGAGTTTCCCTTCCGTGTCCCCGCCTATTACGCCCTCATTATTCGTTCTCTGGTGACCTTGGAGGGTATAGCCATCAATATAGATCCCAACTTTAAAGTCCTAAGCAAAGCATATCCATATGTTGCAAAAAGACTACTTACAGACCCGGCACCGGAACTGCGGGACTCCCTTAGGGATTTACTCTTCAAAGACGGCTATCTTCGTTGGAATAGACTGGAAAATCTTTTACGCAATGCCAAGGATTCTCCTGACTATGACTTCGACAAGGTAATAAACCAAGGATTAGACTTTCTCTTGTCAGACAGGGGAGAATTTATTAGGGAAAGACTGGCTGACGAAATTGTCAACTACTTGGATTATATTGGGCAAAGGGCTTGGTTGAATATAACTCATACCCTTAGTCAGACTTTTGGCTTCGGCGATAATAACAACAAAGTAGTAGAAAATGGTCAAAGGCTTCCTCCCCCCTCCTGGCAACACATTGGCAATATTGTCCAGATTCTACAGCAAACCAGGGGTTATGATCCCCTTAAATTGATTCCCCTGGTCACTACTATTTTACAAAGTAGGGAGACTCAAAAGTTGGGACAACGGATCGCCGGCGGTTTAGCGGAAAAGGCCACTGTAAGACTAATTCGTGCCCTCTTACTGACAAATACTTCTAACAACCATGGCTCCAGTGGAAAAATTGCCCACTGTAATGCCAAAGGCCCTCTAGTAGCGAACATTCCCCAACAGGAAAGTAATGGCCGATAGCCGGGCAATTTGTTAGTTGCACCCCCCTTCTGATTTTGGCCTTAACCCTTCCCCTCGAAAACCCACAAGCCAGTTTTGTATTCCACCTCGGTAACGGTTTGGTTATAGTTCAACTGGCCTTGATTTTTTCTTGCATATGTTGTCTATTAGTTAGTAATCTTTCTGGACAAACCGGTTATATTTGCCCTTCACCCCCAGCATTGAGAGCCCCCAGGTATACCAATCCCTGTTCGATTTTCAAAGTTATAAAACTGGCATCCCTAATCATTCTAGTGGCATCCTTCACCCCCACAATAACCGGAATACCTAGTCTCATGCCAATCTGCGCCGCGTGAGATCTTACCCCCCCTTCCTCCGTTACAATAGCCGAGGCTACACGCATAGCATCTACATATCTACTGTCGGTACCATGAGTTACAAGTATGTCTCCAGGACGGAAATTGCTTATTTGAGACGGGTCCAGAATGACTCTAGCTCGGCCGGTGATAGTCCCCTGTCCGAAACCAACACCCGGACTTAGTGCCCCCTTCACGATCTCTACTTTAATTAAGTCCGTAGATCCAGACACCCCCTGGAGAGTGCCGGCTGTGATTACCACCAAATCCCCATCCTTCAGTAGCCCTTTTTCCCTCGCTAGATTTATTGCCCCCTCAAATGCCTGTTTCAATCCGGGTAGATCCAACAGTAGCAGGGGTTTTACACCCCATACCAATTGTAGTTGACGAGATACACTTACATGGGGAGTGACCGCGAAAATCGGCGTCTGTGGCCGAAACTTGGATACATTCCTCGCTGTCGCACCGGTTTTGGTTAGGGTCATAATGGCCGCCGCCTTCAAGTGTTGGGCTATTTGACCTACCGCCTGGGCTATGGCATTAGGAATGTTTTGACTCTCACCTCCGCTATATTCGGGACTATGGGGCACAAAGCTAGTATAATAACGAGGCCCTTTGTCCCAAGAAGCCAAGAGACTGCCCATTTCACTTTCTATACGCATGGCTATTTTCGCCATGGTCTCCACCGCCAATACCGGATAATCCCCCACTGCTGTCTCATTTGACAACATTACCGCATCTGTCCCATCCAAAATCGCGTTGGCAACGTCTGACACTTCTGCACGGGTAGGGCTTGGATTTCTCACCATACTGTCCAACATCTGGGTGGCCGTTATAATCGGTATTCCTAGACGATTGGCAGTTCTAATTAATCGTTTTTGTAGTATTGGTACCTCCTCTGGCGGCAATTCTACCCCCAAATCTCCCCTCGCCACCATTACCCCGTCACACAAAGAAAGGATTTCTTCCATTTGTTCTATCGCCTCATGTTTCTCTATCTTGGCAATTACTGGCGTTGACTTGCCGGCACTACTGATTAAGTCTTTTACCTCTAGCACATCCTGAGGATTGCGCACAAAACTTAGGGCTATCCAATCCACCCTCTGATCCAACCCGAACATTAAGTCTCTTTTGTCTTTTTCTGTTAGGGCTTTTACTGATAGACTTACATTAGGAAAGTTCACTCCCTTATTACTGGACAATATTCCCCCTACCACCACCTGACAGTGCAATTCTTGTTTCTCTTGGTCTACCTCTTTTACTATCATTTCCACCCTACCATCGTCTAGCAGTATTCTCGCCCCTACTGGTACCTCTTCCGCTAGCCTGTCGTAGCTTACATATCCTATCTCCTGGTTGCATTCCACTTTCCTGCTGGTTAGAATGTAGTGATCCCCTTTTTCTAACTTTATCGAACCACAGGGGAATTTGCCTAAACGAATCTTCGGCCCTTGTAAGTCCTGTAGTATACCAATTGGCCTATTCAGCTCATTTTCCGCCTGACGTATTAGACGAATACTCCTTTGGTGATCTTCGTGGGTTCCGTGGGAAAAATTTAGCCTAAAAGTACTTGCCCCTGCCAAAATCATCTCCTTTATTATTTCTGCCTTCGCACAAGCTGGCCCTACTGTCGCTACTATCTTTGTGCGGTGCTTGTACTTCTCATTCATTCCCCTTTTTCCCTCTCAATGGAAGCGCCTGATATTATATCTTATTCTTGTTTTTCCCTATGAGTGCCTTTCTCTATTCCCCCTTTTTTGTCTTTGAGTCCTATTTTTAACCCCCCCAGCCCCCCAATACAGCCTTTATAGCCCTATCTTCGCCTTTTTTAATCCCTCCCACTCTCCCTGCCCCTTAAGGCCTAGACACACTTGTATACGTAAGTTTACAATATTTAACGAGGAAAAGGCCATAGGGAGGAGGAAAAAATGGCTGCCAAAGTAGAAATTTACACCTGGAGTAGGTGTCCTTTTTGCATAAGGGCGAAGAATTTACTCAGGGAAAAGCAGGTGGATTTCATAGAGTACTGTATAGACGGAGATGAGGAAGCGAGAAGGAAAATGGCTCAGAGGGCTAATGGGCGTACCAGTGTGCCTCAGATTTTTATTGATGGTGTGCACATTGGCGGTTGTGATGACCTTTACCAGTTGGAGTTCGAGGGAAAATTAGATAGACTATTACAGGGTGGGGTTGGCTAATTAGACCTACTCCACCAAGGTCCTCTAGGAGAAAAATGAAGAAATGGGATGAGGTTTTTGTTTATTATCGATGAAATTGCCTCCCTCGACCCCACCCATGACAGTAGTGTGGCTATGATGGAGGCCGCCCAGCTACTGGGTCATTACGTTTACATTACCACCATTGAAAGACTGAGTGTGGTAGAGGGTAAGGGTCACGCCTATGTTTCTCCCGTGACTCTTAAGCCAGTACAAAGGGTAGATGACCACTGGCAGGCCGAAAGGGATTGGTATAGCCTGGGAGACTGGCAATTTGTCCCCATCGAGTCCTTTGACGCGGTTCTAATGCGCAAAGACCCCCCCGTCACTACTTCCTACCTCTATGCCACCTATATTCTAGATCTCGTAAATCCTAAAAATACAAAAGTAATTAACTCCCCCCGGGGAATCCGTGCCGCTAATGAAAAGATGTATGCTTTGCAGTTTACATCAGTGATTCCAGACACCATTGTAACCCAGGATAAGCAACTCATAAGGGATTTTTTGCAAAAAAAGGGGAAAGTGGTGATAAAGCCCTTGGGGGGTAAAGCGGGGGAGGGCATTCTCTTGCTTGAGAGGGAGGATAAGAATTTTAACTCTCTCATTGAAATCAGTACCAAAAAAGGCCTGGAACCCATTATGGTACAAGAGTATTTGCCGGCTTCCTCTCAGGGGGATAAAAGGATAATTATTGTTAATGGTAAGCCGGTGGGTGCGGTAAATCGCATCCCCAATAAGGGGGACTTTCGCGGCAATATGGCAGTGGGAGGAACTGTTGCACCGGCAAAAATAACCCCCCGAGATTGGGAAATATGTCAAGTGCTCAGGCCTCGACTTTTACAAGACGGTTTATTTTTTGTGGGAATTGATGTTATTGGTGGTTATCTGACGGAGGTCAATGTAACTAGTCCTACCGGTATCCGCGAAATTGATCTGCTTTCCCATTCTAGCCTGGGAGAACTTACCGTGCGGGAAATAGAAAACTTTTGTTTGGACAATGGCTAGAACTAATTAAAACTGGCACCGGCCAACCCCCTGCACAGCTCAGATGAGAAAACCTTATGCTTTTAAGAGGTTCACTGAATGCTTTCACTCTAGGCAAGAAACCTAAGTACTAGGGCGGGACGGGGAGCAATAGGTTTCCCCCTTGATCCTGCCATCGGCGAAGTGGATAATACGCGAGCTTTGAGCCGCCACATCTGCCTCATGGGTTACTAAAACTATTGTCATCCCCTCCTCATTCAGACTTTGAAATATGGAAAGAATCTCCTTGGTGGTTTCTGAATCTAAGGCTCCTGTGGGCTCGTCTGCTAGCAGCAGTAACGGCTGATTTACAATAGCCCGGGCAATGGCCACTCTTTGTTGTTGTCCCCCCGACAGTTGATTGGGCTTGTAGTCTAGCCTATTTCCCAATCCCATTTTCCTTAGTGCCTCTATTGCCCTGGAGCGTCGTTCTTTCTCCGGAACACCGCCGTAAATCATGGGTAACATGACATTTTCCAACGCAGTCAACTGTGGCAAAAGGTAGAATTGTTGGAAAACAAAGCCTATAGAGCGGTTGCGCAGTTCTGCCAATTGTCGGGGGGAAAGACTTGCTACATTTTGTCCATTGAAAAAATAGTTCCCGGTGGTGGGCCTATCCAGGCAGCCAATTATGTTCATCATAGTAGATTTCCCCGACCCCGACGCCCCCATTATTGCACAGTACTCTCCCTTTTCAATTTTTAGGCTCACCCCCCCCAGAGCATGAACCTGATTCTCCCCCTCCCCATATATTTTGTAAACACTGTCCAACCGGATTAGTGGTTTTTCAGTCTGACTTTCTTTCCTCCACTGCATTCCCTATACACTAAAATTTCCTTTTGTTTATTTATCTCAAATACTACCCCGCCCCCAGGGCGAATGACCACCCTCCCCCCTGGTACTCTCTCCACCTGTAGCTCTTCCGACCATTGTGACAAACAAAGCCTACTATTGTCAAGGTTGGAGGGACAAAGGTTATTCTTTTGTCTAGCCAAAGCAATTAATAGGACTGCCGGGATGTAAACCTCCCACTTCCTTCTGGGGGTGGCCATGGCCAATAGGAATAAAGCCGCCGTGGTTATCCATCCCAGGTTGCCGGACATAATCGATAATGCCATGGGAAGGTTGAAAAAGGGAGGCAGAAAGGTTCCCTTTAGGGCCTTGGCCACAATATTTAGTAAAACTGCTGCCATGATTTCCCCTTGAAAACCTACTAGGGGGCGGAAAATAGTAAACCCACCGGTGACAAGTGCTGTGGCCAATATAGCAGCACTGTCTTTCTCTTCGATTCCTCTAGCAAGTAGTTTTTCCCTTAAGTTTGCCACTAGTTTCTCTCGTTCCGCCTCTGCCCAGCCTAGGACATAATTTTTCCCGGATTTTTCCAATAGCCATTTTTCTCTTTCAATAACTCCGGCCATTGTCTCCTTGTCTTCTTGGAAAAAGGGGCTCTCATATTCTAACTCCCTAACTAATAACGCCACCGTTTTCTCCAGTTGGTTTCCATAGTTATCTGCCAGTTGCTTATCTAGACTCCAACAGCTTTCTAAAAACGCCTTGTTGAGCAAGTGTGCTATTTCTTCTTCTGCTGTCGTCTTTTTCCCTATCTCTCTTAACTCTTGTTTGGAGGCATTTCCCTTCTCTCTTAATAGAAGATTTAAGCTTCCCCTCTCCTCTAAAGTCAATTTGGCAAAAGGAGCCCTAATAGCTTCAATTGTCTTAACCATACTTCCACTCCGTTTTTCCCTCAAGCCCTTATTCCATTGTAATATACTCTGTATTATTTAATCTCAGCTTTAAGAATTATTCAAAGTCCCTTCAAGGGAAAACTATCATTCGCTTGAGCACAGTTGTATTTCCCAAACTACATATGAGTTTTGTGTATCCATATGTAGGTTCCAGCATATCTGATGTTCCTTCCCTATATCCATCCCTCCTCTTGTCCCAAAAACCCAACTTAAGTTGTGCTTTTAGGAATTATTTGCCTCTCCTTGGACTAGTCACTTGTTTTGTAATCTAATATACGATATTTTTATCTCATAAATTTTAATTTGCATTCCACCGATCATTTTTGCTATAAAAACCCAACTGAGGTCCTAATTTAACAATTTTTAATGCTATATTTGTAGAAATAATTTATACTATGTTTTATAATAGAAAAGACAGCAAAAAATATTATAAATTATGGAAGTAACAAATAGGAACACAAGTTATTCAAAAGAAAAACAGGGGCTGGGTAAAGAGGACAACAGAGAAGAGTTCAGGGAGCTGGAAAGGGTATACAATGAACCATATTTGATATGGGAATACAATATACCTGGCCTGAAGGATGCAATGGACGTCCTTCTAACTAGTCTGGTTCAAATAACGGACAAAAATGAGGCACAACTTTGTCGTCAGAGGATAGAGTATGAGTATATACACAAGGGGTTGTATTCCTATTTCATTCAGAAGACTAGAAAGTATAAAGAATGGGGATTTGAAAATTACGAGCAGTTCTGTAGAGAAATTCTAAAACATAGTTACGAGACCGAAAGAAAATTTCAAAAAGCGGCTGAGGTAGCCTTAATACTAGCAAGGGCAAAATTTGAACTTCTACCTGGCACAAAACAACAGGCACTTATCCTCTATAAGGCTAAACTTAGTCCTGAGCAATTGGTACAATTCTGGGGAGAATTGTTGGAACACACCAACGGACAATCCCCCACTACCAACCAGATAAGGGAAAAGTTAAATTATATGGGGTTGAACGGTGATTTTAATAACAATAAAATAGATAGAAGTATTTTGAGGCAATTTTACATGGAGGCAGAGAGACTTGGATTTTCAGATGTTAATGAATACCTTGAGAGACTACTCCATGTTTCCCAGGTATGTGGGCGAGAGCTTTTAGTTGAACCCCATGAAGCCGAGAGGGAAGGTAAAAATGAAAATATTGCCTCCGGGAAAGGCAAGACAGTGGACAATACCTCTGTGACGGAAGATTACCAGAGGGGTGCTAAAGCCGAGAACCCAGAAAACGAGAAAACACCTGATTGTTTGTCAAAAACAGGGATAAAAAACCAAATCCTGTTCAAAATAAGGGATTCACTGGCGGCACATATGTTCTTTAAAAATTGTTGCTCTATAACCAGGATAGACTCTGACACTGTCAGAATAAATTTGTGGACGGAAAACATAGACAAAGAACAAAATGAAGAACTAAGAAAGTCTAAGATCAATTTTTTGCTTAGTGCCTACGAGAGATACAAGGCCAAAATTGAGGAAGCAATAAATAAACTACTGGGGCGGGAAGTGGAAGTAGTTGCCCACATAGGACAAATATTGTGAGTGGGAATACAACCCAGAGGTGGAGAATATGAAATGCAGTCATTTTTTCATTCATTTGCCTCTCTACACCATTTTCCCGTGTGTTTCCCCCGTCGGGCTTTTAGCAGGAGGGTGGTGGACTGTTGTTGTCCCGATTAGAACCGCCATTATTGGACAAGAAACATCCCATAAAAACCCAACATAAGTTGTGTTTTTGACTGGAGGCGGTCAGGTAGAAATGGGCCACAAGGTTAGGTTAAAGATAACAGTTCTCAATTGGTTGGGATTAGAGTGAATTTGTGTGTGTATCTGACAAACCCTAGTGAATTGTTTATCTCGCCATGCTTTTAAAAAGGGTGTGAACCGTGGTGGGATTCAGAGACAAAAATTAATGAAACAAAG
It encodes the following:
- a CDS encoding ABC transporter ATP-binding protein — protein: MQWRKESQTEKPLIRLDSVYKIYGEGENQVHALGGVSLKIEKGEYCAIMGASGSGKSTMMNIIGCLDRPTTGNYFFNGQNVASLSPRQLAELRNRSIGFVFQQFYLLPQLTALENVMLPMIYGGVPEKERRSRAIEALRKMGLGNRLDYKPNQLSGGQQQRVAIARAIVNQPLLLLADEPTGALDSETTKEILSIFQSLNEEGMTIVLVTHEADVAAQSSRIIHFADGRIKGETYCSPSRPST
- the grxC gene encoding glutaredoxin 3, which translates into the protein MAAKVEIYTWSRCPFCIRAKNLLREKQVDFIEYCIDGDEEARRKMAQRANGRTSVPQIFIDGVHIGGCDDLYQLEFEGKLDRLLQGGVG
- the gshB gene encoding glutathione synthase, with translation MRFLFIIDEIASLDPTHDSSVAMMEAAQLLGHYVYITTIERLSVVEGKGHAYVSPVTLKPVQRVDDHWQAERDWYSLGDWQFVPIESFDAVLMRKDPPVTTSYLYATYILDLVNPKNTKVINSPRGIRAANEKMYALQFTSVIPDTIVTQDKQLIRDFLQKKGKVVIKPLGGKAGEGILLLEREDKNFNSLIEISTKKGLEPIMVQEYLPASSQGDKRIIIVNGKPVGAVNRIPNKGDFRGNMAVGGTVAPAKITPRDWEICQVLRPRLLQDGLFFVGIDVIGGYLTEVNVTSPTGIREIDLLSHSSLGELTVREIENFCLDNG
- a CDS encoding AarF/ABC1/UbiB kinase family protein is translated as MTLTKTPPHQDTKDVLEEVHVQPRVIPKKHKEDLGPVSDLSPESWRYHPEMIMEYYSRRRWLVIRRMVAIIFPLLSFFLALWWDSLRGKTKQNEAKRAVQLRELLTQLGPAYIKIGQALSTRPDLVPPTYLNELSQLQDQLPPFDNEIAYQFIEEELGAPPLEIYQEISPNPIAAASLGQVYRGRLKTGEEVAIKVQRPDLVRRITLDIYIMRSLAMWVKGYVKRIRSDLVAIVDELASRIFEEMNYLQEGENAVKFKKLYGHLPEIYVPKIYWEYTGRRVLTMEWIEGIKLTKIKEIQARGIDATHLVEVGVQCSLQQLLEHGFFHADPHPGNLLAMPDGKLAYLDFGMMSTIEPYQRYGLIQAIVHLVNRDFEALAQDYVKLGFLSPDTDLTPIVPALANVFNNALGASVAELNFKKITDEMSAIMYEFPFRVPAYYALIIRSLVTLEGIAINIDPNFKVLSKAYPYVAKRLLTDPAPELRDSLRDLLFKDGYLRWNRLENLLRNAKDSPDYDFDKVINQGLDFLLSDRGEFIRERLADEIVNYLDYIGQRAWLNITHTLSQTFGFGDNNNKVVENGQRLPPPSWQHIGNIVQILQQTRGYDPLKLIPLVTTILQSRETQKLGQRIAGGLAEKATVRLIRALLLTNTSNNHGSSGKIAHCNAKGPLVANIPQQESNGR
- a CDS encoding Gldg family protein; translated protein: MWWNVLFAVVFGVTVGIAGFLVIKRQGGNFWRKRAAEADVNTLISTTAMVIILILANLLANKYSWRIDLTETKLYTLSPQTQQVLKSLSEPIRVYVFDWPPNGYDRQLLKNYARHSKYFSFDFIDPQVNLSLAQKFQVDRKGNVYIQWRDKRQLVQTVSPQSRLEENKLTNAIVKIRRETTPVVYIIQGHGEPSLDPATQPSFSQAVKTLNDNGYIVKPLNLGQSPLIPPDASVLIVSSGDRNILPGEEKIIQKYLEKGGNILIMVNASSEVPLAKTLSQWGVKLHDSIVVDPSGTGETLGLGPSVTIITNYGQHPITRDFNNGLTILPWARPIITENKPAIEKTPLLITHHQSWGETNLEGEQVLFDPTKDKKGPLEIAVALVRKNSNTRTQVQQKNTSTPTNTPVKPETKNKGDLPPPPINPPKPDNIPLVTTQPSKDTTKMVVVGNANFATDGWFLQQLNQDFLLNAISWLANEDEQLLSIRPIEAVNRRLRPTPLQVQILWWLALVILPLMALIIAFVTWWQRSRLS
- the pyk gene encoding pyruvate kinase; this encodes MNEKYKHRTKIVATVGPACAKAEIIKEMILAGASTFRLNFSHGTHEDHQRSIRLIRQAENELNRPIGILQDLQGPKIRLGKFPCGSIKLEKGDHYILTSRKVECNQEIGYVSYDRLAEEVPVGARILLDDGRVEMIVKEVDQEKQELHCQVVVGGILSSNKGVNFPNVSLSVKALTEKDKRDLMFGLDQRVDWIALSFVRNPQDVLEVKDLISSAGKSTPVIAKIEKHEAIEQMEEILSLCDGVMVARGDLGVELPPEEVPILQKRLIRTANRLGIPIITATQMLDSMVRNPSPTRAEVSDVANAILDGTDAVMLSNETAVGDYPVLAVETMAKIAMRIESEMGSLLASWDKGPRYYTSFVPHSPEYSGGESQNIPNAIAQAVGQIAQHLKAAAIMTLTKTGATARNVSKFRPQTPIFAVTPHVSVSRQLQLVWGVKPLLLLDLPGLKQAFEGAINLAREKGLLKDGDLVVITAGTLQGVSGSTDLIKVEIVKGALSPGVGFGQGTITGRARVILDPSQISNFRPGDILVTHGTDSRYVDAMRVASAIVTEEGGVRSHAAQIGMRLGIPVIVGVKDATRMIRDASFITLKIEQGLVYLGALNAGGEGQI